One window of Microcoleus vaginatus PCC 9802 genomic DNA carries:
- the surE gene encoding 5'/3'-nucleotidase SurE: MTIILTNDDGIDAPGIQALLQAVEGKTIMVAPQGQLSGCGHQVTAHSPIHVDRRSEFEYAVGGTPADCVRIALHHVCAKPDLVLSGINAGGNLGVDVYISGTVAAVREAAMHGIRGIAISHRIKRPLEIDWDVATRWTSRVLADLLNRELKSGCFWNVNLPHLAPGSAEPEIVFCQPSTQPLPVVYRMEGEYFYYAGEYGSRARAAGTDVDVCFEGNIAVTEISL; encoded by the coding sequence ATGACGATAATTTTAACCAACGACGACGGCATCGACGCTCCAGGGATTCAGGCACTTTTGCAGGCTGTAGAAGGCAAAACAATTATGGTGGCTCCGCAGGGGCAATTGTCGGGCTGCGGGCATCAAGTGACGGCTCACAGTCCGATTCATGTCGATCGGCGATCGGAATTTGAGTATGCTGTAGGGGGAACACCGGCCGATTGCGTGCGTATTGCTCTTCATCACGTTTGTGCAAAGCCGGATTTGGTGCTTTCGGGTATTAACGCGGGTGGCAATTTGGGGGTTGACGTGTATATTTCGGGTACGGTTGCGGCTGTGCGCGAAGCAGCCATGCACGGTATTCGGGGCATCGCAATTTCCCACCGGATTAAAAGGCCGCTCGAAATCGACTGGGATGTCGCTACTCGCTGGACATCGCGGGTGTTGGCGGATTTGCTGAACCGGGAACTAAAGTCTGGGTGTTTCTGGAATGTGAATTTGCCGCATTTAGCGCCGGGAAGTGCGGAACCGGAAATTGTGTTTTGCCAGCCTTCGACGCAGCCACTGCCAGTGGTTTACCGGATGGAGGGAGAATACTTTTATTATGCCGGAGAATATGGCTCGCGCGCTCGGGCGGCGGGGACTGATGTTGACGTGTGTTTTGAGGGTAATATTGCGGTGACTGAGATATCGCTGTGA
- a CDS encoding NAD(P)/FAD-dependent oxidoreductase, protein MKTDYLIVGSGLSALVFGALMANSGKTVHILEAHEHPGGFGHTFTMAKKYTFNAQFHYVWDCGEGHTVNRVLKKLGLDRDVTFERYDPNGYDHMRMPGYALDIPSEPEELIRRLSALFPEAGERIRQFVNEVEKTGNGLRKLAPPVKPIELLKNFGDVFCAVQHLNSTLQDVFDKFQLPQAAQTLLALQWPDFLLPPNQLSFYAWIALFRGYQEGAFYPTQHFEAVINSLVNVIESNGGKVLLNHEVTNFRVTNRTVTGVEAMDLTTHQTHEFTGDTVICNLDPKRAAKMIGEELFSKKVRRKLNYEYSASNYMVYCVVKDIDLRDYGFGKWNTFHSEHLDLNEAFAQMYEQNDFSRPSFAITTPTLLTQARGDCPEDCQIVEFLTVANYSYFKQLWDSDRKAYRQKKQEILDSILDVVEKHYVPNFRKHMVFHVTGSPTTNERFCWCPNGNSYGSSLTPRNMGVDRLNHETSLNNFYFCNASSGYPGFAPTFWTGALLYQRLSGDAILG, encoded by the coding sequence ATGAAAACAGATTACCTCATCGTCGGCAGTGGTTTATCAGCACTGGTTTTCGGAGCTTTGATGGCAAACTCTGGCAAAACCGTACACATCCTCGAAGCTCACGAGCACCCCGGAGGCTTTGGTCACACCTTTACGATGGCCAAAAAGTACACCTTTAATGCCCAATTCCACTACGTTTGGGACTGCGGCGAAGGACATACAGTAAATCGAGTTCTCAAAAAACTCGGTCTCGATCGAGATGTCACCTTTGAACGGTACGATCCGAATGGCTACGACCACATGAGAATGCCTGGGTATGCGCTGGATATTCCCTCGGAACCAGAGGAACTGATCCGCAGATTGTCGGCGCTGTTTCCCGAAGCGGGCGAGAGAATTCGCCAATTCGTCAACGAAGTCGAGAAAACCGGCAACGGACTCAGAAAACTCGCTCCTCCCGTCAAACCAATTGAATTGCTCAAAAATTTCGGTGACGTATTCTGTGCCGTCCAACACCTCAACAGTACACTTCAGGACGTTTTCGACAAGTTCCAACTCCCGCAAGCCGCCCAAACCCTATTAGCCCTGCAATGGCCGGACTTTTTGCTGCCTCCAAATCAGCTTTCTTTCTATGCTTGGATTGCCTTGTTTAGAGGGTATCAAGAAGGCGCATTTTACCCGACCCAGCATTTTGAAGCTGTCATCAATTCTTTAGTTAATGTCATTGAATCCAACGGGGGGAAAGTTCTATTAAACCATGAAGTCACGAATTTTAGGGTGACAAACAGAACAGTAACAGGAGTTGAAGCGATGGATTTGACCACGCATCAAACCCATGAATTCACGGGGGACACGGTGATTTGCAACCTTGACCCGAAAAGAGCGGCCAAGATGATTGGAGAGGAACTGTTCTCTAAAAAAGTGCGGCGGAAACTCAACTATGAGTATTCTGCATCTAACTACATGGTGTACTGCGTTGTCAAAGATATCGATCTCCGAGACTATGGATTTGGCAAGTGGAATACGTTTCATTCGGAACACCTGGATCTAAATGAAGCTTTTGCTCAAATGTATGAGCAAAATGATTTTTCTCGTCCGAGCTTTGCAATTACAACGCCAACTTTACTGACCCAAGCGCGGGGGGATTGTCCAGAAGATTGTCAAATTGTCGAATTTCTGACTGTTGCTAATTACAGCTATTTTAAACAACTTTGGGATAGCGATCGCAAAGCTTACAGACAGAAGAAACAAGAGATTCTGGACTCGATTTTAGATGTAGTTGAAAAACACTATGTTCCGAATTTCCGCAAACACATGGTCTTTCATGTTACCGGAAGTCCGACGACTAACGAGCGCTTCTGTTGGTGTCCTAACGGTAATTCCTACGGTTCCAGCCTGACGCCGCGCAACATGGGGGTCGATCGACTAAATCATGAAACATCCCTCAACAATTTCTATTTCTGCAACGCCTCCTCGGGCTATCCAGGCTTTGCGCCGACATTTTGGACGGGGGCGCTGCTTTATCAACGTTTATCCGGCGATGCGATTTTAGGCTAA
- a CDS encoding histidine kinase: protein MSDQQDRIMRLFIEEAKEHLDTLENGLVDLKSTMKDPESVQEMFRAAHSVKGGAAMLGLDSIKTTAHRLEDCFKVLKDGPVKQVDQTAESLFLKGVDTLKDLLGRLEGPFGLRNEEGEKLVQQVMPVFAQLETHLNKLASGKVQAVAARSGAPAAPTAGAVPANFAVEVMTLLKEMLQVFKQKESVASRAELTAVCVRLYKLGGKIETWQNLVKTARAAIVNPKNSYKVLAPLIIKELKEAGDLVQGGKVKAIVPSKNLLLLAASPKPAEVSAPAAAPAAAPAAAPAAAPAAAASKQVALPGEPKAVVKLLLKTFNKKQLSEIAKLLVQAIKSSN, encoded by the coding sequence GTGTCAGATCAGCAAGACCGAATTATGCGTTTGTTTATAGAGGAGGCTAAGGAGCACCTCGATACTCTAGAAAATGGTTTAGTGGATTTGAAGTCCACGATGAAAGACCCCGAAAGCGTCCAAGAGATGTTTCGAGCCGCCCATTCCGTTAAAGGAGGGGCGGCTATGCTCGGCTTAGATAGTATTAAAACAACCGCTCACCGCTTGGAAGATTGTTTTAAGGTGCTCAAGGACGGGCCCGTCAAGCAGGTTGACCAAACGGCAGAATCGCTATTTTTAAAGGGAGTTGATACGCTTAAGGACTTGCTGGGGCGACTGGAGGGGCCTTTCGGCTTGAGGAATGAAGAGGGAGAAAAACTCGTGCAGCAGGTGATGCCTGTTTTTGCTCAACTGGAAACTCACCTCAATAAATTGGCGTCGGGCAAAGTGCAGGCGGTTGCTGCTAGGTCTGGAGCGCCCGCCGCTCCAACAGCGGGCGCCGTGCCGGCGAATTTTGCTGTTGAAGTGATGACTTTATTGAAAGAAATGTTGCAGGTGTTCAAGCAGAAAGAATCGGTTGCTAGTCGCGCCGAGTTGACGGCTGTTTGCGTTCGCCTCTATAAGTTGGGAGGTAAAATTGAGACTTGGCAAAATTTAGTTAAAACAGCTAGAGCCGCCATCGTTAATCCCAAAAACTCGTATAAAGTCTTAGCTCCGCTGATTATCAAAGAACTCAAGGAAGCTGGGGATTTGGTGCAAGGGGGGAAAGTCAAGGCGATCGTTCCGAGTAAAAATTTGCTACTTTTGGCAGCAAGCCCAAAACCAGCAGAGGTAAGCGCCCCAGCAGCAGCCCCAGCAGCAGCCCCAGCAGCAGCCCCAGCAGCAGCCCCAGCAGCAGCAGCGTCGAAGCAAGTTGCACTTCCGGGCGAACCGAAGGCGGTAGTCAAGCTTTTGCTCAAAACTTTCAACAAAAAGCAACTCTCCGAAATCGCCAAGTTACTGGTTCAAGCCATCAAATCCTCGAACTAG
- a CDS encoding FAD-dependent oxidoreductase, with protein MRIAIVGGGASGMAAAYWLDKQGHHVTVLEKQPILGGHIRTLNKNVAPNQSECNEILENGVLEFPTVFYNFVAFMQELGVELEPVQIGSALFLKDGDHFLSKVSIRKNFTGIQRLLEYLRLDSIYARSAAFILKMRFAKQHDFYDVPLSQSLKSSNIRNYWLKLLTMYSYSIPFESLDNFPAELALPVLRDYALVNWVRIKGGVYSYIEKILERFKGDIRLNVEIAQTFRSADAVKIVLSNGESQEFDKVVFAMPPDQVMRLLSDPTDAETKRFSAWKANYATTVLHSDTSMYDRYGIRKLSEFDFFETDKGWGYNASLNQLCGISSPREYSLAFQLQESIAKKDIIHIQKHHTPLYNVESFRYRNEVIETNGENNTYHAGAYLGDGLHEGAITSALRVAKLIG; from the coding sequence ATGAGAATTGCAATTGTTGGGGGCGGAGCGAGCGGTATGGCAGCAGCCTACTGGCTCGATAAACAGGGGCATCACGTCACTGTGTTGGAAAAGCAGCCGATTTTAGGCGGACACATTCGGACGCTCAACAAAAATGTTGCGCCCAATCAATCCGAGTGCAATGAAATATTAGAAAATGGGGTGCTGGAATTTCCCACTGTGTTTTACAATTTCGTGGCTTTTATGCAGGAGCTAGGCGTTGAATTAGAACCCGTGCAGATTGGTTCCGCGCTGTTTCTTAAAGATGGCGATCACTTTTTGTCTAAGGTCTCTATCAGGAAAAATTTTACAGGAATCCAACGCCTGCTCGAGTATTTGCGGCTCGATAGTATCTACGCTCGTTCGGCTGCATTTATTTTAAAAATGCGGTTTGCTAAACAGCACGATTTCTACGATGTGCCGCTTTCTCAGAGTTTGAAAAGCTCCAACATCCGCAATTATTGGCTGAAGTTGCTGACGATGTACAGCTACTCGATACCGTTTGAATCCCTCGACAATTTTCCGGCCGAATTGGCGCTGCCTGTTCTGCGCGACTATGCCTTGGTCAACTGGGTGAGGATTAAAGGCGGGGTGTATTCTTACATTGAAAAGATTCTGGAGCGGTTTAAGGGCGATATACGGCTGAATGTGGAGATTGCCCAGACTTTCAGAAGTGCTGATGCTGTAAAAATTGTGCTTTCTAATGGGGAGAGTCAGGAATTTGATAAGGTGGTTTTTGCGATGCCACCAGACCAAGTGATGAGGCTGTTGTCTGACCCGACGGATGCGGAAACGAAGCGGTTTTCGGCGTGGAAAGCCAATTATGCAACGACTGTGCTGCATTCGGATACATCAATGTACGATCGCTACGGTATCCGCAAGTTATCAGAATTTGATTTTTTCGAGACGGACAAGGGATGGGGATATAATGCGAGCTTGAATCAGCTTTGCGGCATTTCATCCCCACGAGAGTACAGTTTAGCTTTTCAACTGCAGGAGTCGATCGCCAAAAAAGACATTATTCACATTCAGAAACATCACACGCCGCTATATAATGTCGAGTCTTTTCGCTATCGAAATGAAGTTATCGAGACTAATGGCGAAAACAACACTTATCATGCAGGAGCTTATTTGGGGGATGGTTTGCACGAAGGAGCCATTACCTCTGCTTTGCGAGTCGCAAAATTAATTGGGTGA
- a CDS encoding XRE family transcriptional regulator: MKSVFSDQYETFRCCMIAARKEAQLTQESVAKSLKKPQSFVAKYENGERRLDVIEFLLVAHVIGVDPCDIIRKISQKISEGYCESEI; this comes from the coding sequence ATGAAGTCTGTTTTTAGCGATCAATATGAAACCTTCCGTTGCTGTATGATTGCGGCTCGTAAAGAAGCGCAACTAACTCAGGAGTCTGTTGCTAAATCTCTTAAAAAGCCCCAGTCTTTCGTAGCCAAATATGAAAACGGTGAACGACGGTTAGATGTAATTGAGTTTCTGTTAGTTGCTCATGTAATTGGTGTAGATCCTTGCGATATTATTAGGAAAATTTCACAAAAAATATCTGAAGGATATTGTGAGAGCGAGATATGA
- a CDS encoding DUF3685 domain-containing protein codes for MSNFQLLTIDGDPIFRLGLRVACEQYPDLQVVAEVSRGTEALRVLEARSLESVAAKKPADLVILAVEALNLRSGQTEALGFCRELKSLYPNLPLLLLGGPLTPELLATVQATGANGYCPKGRDISLTIEAIRAVASGRTYWGTDTAANSGIEINAAGVQIVENSAAIADKNAGNSTVDTPVHKKMLAYFCLSGLREIDATLAVVQADLQEIRAAEPTDLPSILDGVVLSGRRRELLAARWIVNQLLFEGKGEKAEGRRHRREGRGEKEEIRGENLLNNSQSQLANSQVSAESLVVATNWQGSLFDSVAAKLQFELVNLTGLPLEIDILRSPKKHELMSSILRKLKDLLEELRFSQVQPTQLSQKMPAILRNLWEATIIDFFGRYYTLQTGENRVFDGSQASLKLGESQGGSAAYLLAGSGVEVVPMLLADADVVAAEILDKIPMTVDFFAHLLFEIPLTVDNISCVSGSPEAMQRAEALLENLAIQVASGVVQPLLNNLANIEEIKQIFYDGKLISTREIERFRNDLSWRYSWDRYFVEPKAIFESRLWLFVLGDSGIKKISIYAPRNVELAQLSGWQLALTLLLETRDAIAPRVRAVISLLGAGVVYVLTQVIGRGIGLIGRGIIQGIGNSLQDSKFGKNG; via the coding sequence GTGAGTAATTTCCAACTGCTGACGATCGATGGCGACCCGATTTTCCGGCTGGGGCTGCGAGTCGCTTGCGAGCAGTATCCAGACTTGCAAGTTGTCGCAGAGGTTTCAAGGGGAACCGAGGCTTTGCGAGTTCTAGAAGCTCGCTCGCTCGAATCGGTAGCAGCCAAGAAACCCGCAGATTTGGTAATTTTGGCTGTTGAGGCTTTAAATTTGCGATCGGGTCAAACAGAGGCGCTGGGATTTTGTCGCGAACTCAAAAGTTTGTACCCCAACCTGCCCCTGTTGCTGCTAGGCGGGCCGCTGACACCGGAGCTGTTGGCGACGGTACAGGCTACGGGCGCGAATGGCTATTGTCCTAAAGGTAGAGATATTTCCTTGACCATCGAAGCTATTCGCGCGGTGGCATCTGGTCGCACTTATTGGGGGACGGATACGGCAGCTAACTCCGGAATAGAAATAAATGCAGCGGGGGTTCAAATAGTAGAAAACTCCGCAGCAATTGCAGATAAAAATGCAGGTAATTCGACAGTTGATACGCCAGTACACAAAAAAATGCTGGCTTATTTTTGTCTTTCTGGACTACGGGAAATAGATGCAACTTTGGCGGTTGTCCAAGCTGATTTGCAAGAGATCAGAGCCGCAGAGCCGACAGATTTGCCCTCTATTTTAGATGGGGTTGTCCTCAGCGGGCGCCGCAGAGAATTGCTGGCAGCTCGTTGGATTGTCAATCAGTTATTATTTGAAGGAAAAGGAGAGAAGGCAGAAGGCAGAAGGCACAGGAGAGAAGGCAGAGGGGAGAAAGAAGAAATTAGAGGCGAGAATTTGTTAAATAATTCTCAATCGCAATTAGCGAATTCCCAAGTTTCGGCTGAATCTTTGGTGGTTGCAACTAATTGGCAAGGTAGCTTGTTTGACTCGGTGGCGGCTAAATTGCAGTTTGAGTTGGTGAATTTGACTGGCTTGCCTTTGGAAATCGATATTTTGCGATCGCCCAAAAAGCATGAATTGATGAGTTCCATCCTGCGGAAGTTAAAGGATTTGCTGGAGGAATTGCGTTTTTCGCAAGTGCAGCCAACTCAATTGTCGCAAAAAATGCCTGCTATTTTACGGAATTTGTGGGAGGCGACAATCATAGATTTTTTTGGCAGATACTATACACTGCAAACAGGAGAAAATCGGGTTTTTGATGGCAGTCAAGCAAGCTTAAAACTGGGAGAAAGTCAAGGGGGAAGCGCTGCTTATCTCTTGGCAGGCAGCGGCGTAGAAGTTGTGCCGATGCTGCTGGCAGATGCTGATGTAGTTGCAGCAGAAATTCTTGACAAAATACCGATGACCGTTGATTTTTTTGCACATTTGCTATTTGAAATTCCTCTAACAGTTGACAATATTTCTTGTGTTTCTGGCAGCCCAGAAGCAATGCAGCGAGCTGAAGCTTTGTTAGAAAATTTGGCAATACAAGTTGCTAGCGGAGTGGTACAGCCTCTATTAAATAATTTGGCAAATATTGAAGAAATTAAGCAAATTTTTTACGATGGTAAGTTGATTTCCACGCGAGAAATTGAGAGATTTCGGAATGATTTGTCGTGGAGATATAGCTGGGATAGATATTTTGTGGAACCGAAAGCTATTTTTGAAAGCAGGCTTTGGCTGTTTGTTTTGGGCGATTCTGGAATTAAGAAAATTTCTATTTATGCTCCGAGAAATGTGGAGTTAGCACAGCTTTCGGGGTGGCAGTTAGCCTTGACCTTGCTGCTGGAAACCAGGGATGCGATCGCACCTAGAGTTCGCGCGGTTATTTCGCTGTTGGGTGCTGGGGTTGTTTACGTTTTGACTCAGGTTATAGGGCGGGGAATTGGTTTGATCGGGCGGGGAATTATCCAGGGGATTGGTAATTCTTTGCAAGATAGCAAGTTTGGGAAAAATGGGTGA
- a CDS encoding site-specific DNA-methyltransferase: protein MSPNAEANSPSILKRKASSTVGRGKVANLNTNFNFSAWSDEYVTLYLGDTLQHYDKWEQPTVIVSDGAYGILGFEGDTSDHIDLPNWYKPHIEAWSKAAIPCTTLWFWNSEIGWAIVHPLLEKYGWRYVNSNIWNKGKGHIAGNVNTQKIRRFPVVTEVCVQYVREVTVNELTLKAWLLREWKRSGLPLRRANNACGVVDAATRKYFDQGHLWYFPPTEMFERLVNYANEYGSPQGKPYFSLDGNQPLTGQEWSKMRSKFRCPHGFTNVWERQALRGDERVKTISGKALHLNQKPLELMNLIVEASSDENDVIWEPFGGLFSAALSARKLKRKAFSCEIDPDYFYYGVQRFNQ from the coding sequence ATGAGTCCTAACGCAGAAGCGAATTCTCCGAGCATCTTAAAACGCAAAGCGAGCAGCACTGTTGGTCGTGGCAAAGTAGCTAATCTCAATACCAACTTTAATTTTTCTGCATGGAGTGACGAATACGTTACTTTATATCTCGGCGATACTCTCCAGCACTACGACAAGTGGGAGCAACCTACTGTCATAGTTTCAGATGGAGCTTACGGTATTCTTGGGTTTGAAGGAGATACCTCAGATCACATTGATTTACCTAATTGGTATAAACCTCATATCGAGGCTTGGTCAAAAGCAGCCATACCCTGTACAACACTCTGGTTTTGGAATTCAGAGATTGGTTGGGCTATTGTGCATCCACTTCTAGAAAAATATGGTTGGCGCTATGTCAATTCCAATATTTGGAACAAGGGAAAAGGTCATATCGCAGGGAATGTTAACACACAGAAAATTCGCAGGTTCCCCGTCGTTACAGAAGTCTGCGTTCAATACGTTAGAGAAGTAACAGTTAATGAACTTACCTTAAAGGCGTGGTTACTGCGAGAGTGGAAACGCTCTGGGTTGCCGTTACGACGAGCCAACAATGCTTGCGGGGTGGTGGATGCAGCAACCAGGAAATACTTCGATCAAGGGCATTTGTGGTATTTCCCTCCGACCGAGATGTTTGAAAGGCTAGTGAACTATGCAAATGAGTATGGTAGTCCTCAAGGAAAACCATACTTTTCGCTGGATGGAAATCAGCCTTTAACGGGACAAGAATGGAGCAAGATGCGATCAAAGTTTAGATGCCCTCACGGTTTTACAAACGTTTGGGAGCGTCAAGCTTTACGGGGCGATGAGAGAGTTAAAACTATTTCTGGAAAAGCATTACATCTCAACCAAAAACCTCTGGAGCTGATGAACCTTATTGTTGAGGCATCGAGCGATGAAAACGATGTTATATGGGAACCTTTTGGCGGGCTTTTCAGTGCAGCTTTGTCAGCACGTAAACTCAAAAGAAAAGCCTTTTCTTGCGAGATAGACCCCGACTATTTCTACTATGGTGTACAGAGATTTAATCAATAA
- a CDS encoding transcriptional repressor: MKPIRSLEDALNRCQAMGMRLSRQRRFILELLWEAKEHLSAREIYDRLNKQAHSIGHTSVYQNLEALSREGIIECIERSEGRLYGNVSDSHSHVNCLDTAQILDVHVELPIDLIEQIQQQTGVRIVDYRIDFYGYRSAESATQASSVTDTPKAS, encoded by the coding sequence GTGAAACCAATTCGTTCATTAGAAGATGCTTTAAACCGCTGTCAGGCGATGGGAATGCGCTTGAGCCGCCAGCGTCGATTTATTCTAGAACTTTTGTGGGAGGCAAAAGAACACCTCTCGGCTCGCGAAATTTACGATCGCCTCAACAAACAAGCGCATTCGATCGGTCATACTTCTGTCTATCAAAATCTAGAAGCTTTGTCGAGAGAAGGGATTATTGAGTGCATAGAACGCTCAGAGGGACGCTTGTACGGCAATGTCAGCGACTCTCACTCTCACGTCAATTGTCTTGATACGGCTCAGATTCTGGACGTTCATGTGGAATTGCCGATCGACTTGATCGAGCAAATCCAACAGCAAACTGGTGTCCGAATTGTAGACTACCGGATAGATTTCTACGGATATCGCTCGGCCGAGTCCGCTACGCAAGCATCGAGTGTCACCGATACGCCAAAGGCTTCGTAA
- a CDS encoding pentapeptide repeat-containing protein, producing MEVTELLKEYENGNRDFAGANLSGANLSGAILVGVNFSRANLSGANLSRAHLTKAELNDANLYRANLSFAKMGQARLADADLTKANLSGAFLVKAKLPRAKLSGAQLIGSNLAMAILWNANLCTADLQFINLRGANLTGANLNWANCGGAKLSGAKLFGAQLTGIYLSKAYINGIDLSRTDLNGVNLSGAKLNGVNLEGSNLLAANLSGAQLRGVKLMGADLTRANLVGVSLVQANLDWARLCYADLSEADLSGATFTGTNFEGTQLAGSTMPPSLSNDVYLTTARGVAA from the coding sequence ATGGAAGTAACCGAGCTGCTCAAAGAGTACGAAAATGGAAACAGAGACTTTGCTGGCGCTAACCTTAGCGGAGCAAACCTCAGCGGAGCCATCTTGGTCGGGGTAAATTTTTCGAGGGCTAACCTATCGGGAGCTAACCTGAGTCGGGCGCATCTCACTAAAGCAGAACTCAACGACGCAAACCTTTACAGGGCAAATCTGAGTTTTGCCAAAATGGGTCAAGCCAGACTAGCGGACGCAGATCTCACGAAAGCCAATCTCAGCGGAGCTTTCCTCGTCAAAGCAAAACTGCCCAGGGCAAAGTTGAGTGGCGCCCAACTCATAGGTAGCAACCTGGCGATGGCCATCCTCTGGAACGCCAATTTGTGTACAGCCGACCTGCAATTCATCAACCTGCGGGGCGCAAACCTCACGGGAGCAAACCTTAACTGGGCCAACTGCGGAGGGGCAAAACTCAGCGGTGCAAAGCTTTTTGGCGCTCAACTAACAGGCATCTATCTCAGCAAAGCTTACATCAATGGCATCGACCTGAGCAGGACGGATCTCAATGGGGTCAACCTGAGCGGAGCCAAACTGAACGGGGTAAACTTGGAAGGCTCGAACTTGTTAGCTGCCAATCTCAGCGGGGCTCAGTTGCGGGGCGTCAAGTTGATGGGAGCAGATTTAACCAGGGCAAATCTGGTGGGAGTTTCTTTGGTGCAGGCAAACCTTGATTGGGCTAGGCTGTGCTATGCAGACTTGAGCGAAGCCGACTTGAGCGGGGCAACATTCACGGGAACCAACTTTGAGGGTACTCAGTTAGCCGGATCAACAATGCCCCCATCTTTGAGCAATGATGTCTACTTAACTACAGCACGTGGTGTCGCAGCTTAG
- a CDS encoding DUF1817 domain-containing protein, which translates to MSIMIAIDADRINSLDLSPVRTVIEKWLAEGAIAQNEQQLQFEIEYPREELDPREISEIPEVRLWFIRLDACYPWLPFLLDWKAGELARYAAMLVPHQFHRTQGIQYNPEALEMFLMNKIFVLTDWLNQQGIPSKSKLMAMSQMFGYDLEDAFFDVIVPNK; encoded by the coding sequence ATGAGTATTATGATAGCGATAGATGCCGATCGCATAAACAGTTTAGATTTGTCTCCGGTGCGGACTGTGATTGAAAAGTGGCTGGCCGAAGGAGCGATCGCCCAAAACGAACAACAGCTACAATTTGAAATTGAGTATCCGCGCGAAGAGTTAGATCCGCGAGAAATTTCAGAAATTCCCGAAGTGCGGCTGTGGTTTATTCGCTTGGATGCTTGTTACCCTTGGCTGCCATTTTTGCTGGATTGGAAAGCGGGAGAATTGGCACGCTATGCCGCAATGTTGGTGCCGCACCAGTTCCACCGAACCCAAGGTATTCAGTACAATCCTGAAGCTTTGGAAATGTTTTTGATGAACAAAATTTTTGTGTTGACTGATTGGTTGAATCAGCAGGGAATCCCCAGTAAATCGAAGTTGATGGCGATGTCGCAGATGTTTGGTTATGATTTGGAGGATGCTTTTTTTGATGTGATTGTGCCGAACAAATAA